Proteins found in one Venturia canescens isolate UGA chromosome 8, ASM1945775v1, whole genome shotgun sequence genomic segment:
- the Glo1 gene encoding lactoylglutathione lyase, with amino-acid sequence MGETCGLTNSEARDLCSAPPTISKDWIMQQTMYRIKDPRKSLPFYTGVLGMRLLQKLDFPENKFSLYFMGYEKQEDVPTDKRESIEWTFSRKATIELTHNWGTETDPDATYHTGNTEPRGYGHIGIAVQDVNEACKNFERLGVEFVKKPQDGKMKGIAFIKDPDGYWIEIFSPRTIADIAMAH; translated from the exons ATGGGTGAAACTTGTGGTTTGACAAACAGCGAAGCTCGCGATTTGTGCTCTGCTCCTCCCACAATCTCCAAAGATTGGATCATGCAACAAACAATGTATCGCATTAAGGACCCAAGGAAATCATTGCCTTTTTATACCGGTGTACTGGGCATGAGATTGCTCCAAAAACTTGATTTTCCAGAGAATAAATTCTCTCTATATTTTATGGGCTATGAAAAACAAGAGGATGTACCAACGGACAAGAGGGAATCCATCGAATGGACTTTCAGCAGAAAAGCCACGATAGAGTTGACCCA CAATTGGGGAACTGAAACAGATCCTGATGCAACCTATCATACAGGGAATACGGAGCCTCGAGGATATG GACACATTGGAATTGCAGTACAGGACGTGAACGAAGcctgtaaaaatttcgaacgtTTAGGAGttgaattcgtgaaaaaaccacaAGATGGAAAAATGAAGGGAATTGCTTTCATCAAAGATCCTGATGGTTACTGGATCGAAATATTCAGTCCTCGTACTATCGCGGATATCGCAATGGCGCACTGA
- the Tbc1d22 gene encoding TBC1 domain family member 22B: MAAPVSLPTRRSCGGKKLSSYNVKQCTCSNDEREDRGLFFLESYYFVRHYFHTNVLCCSQRYEGQFSLFVRLSKKIGSWQLTSFSKMENQSHQNQSQYNHQSFWKKNTRAVPGRPSPKQDPRQSRGTTTNNLPISFTSNVGNAGSGGAASFQDFQESVDDAWDSGDDEFWTVSDVKISKRVSHSAALSVINSHRSSGSCAETQTNSKDSQSRQTIIPDEKRAEALQRLAVQPLHLRNAQMSTTTNASANHNSQNSNEDLDPKNANSPGHRTTHFPGRPQPLKQSNASSKFFVPSKEQDGESKVDKFQSLLDSPLLNLDELRQLSWSGVPAKLRSVTWRLLSEYLPANIERRQQVLERKRLDYWNLVKQYYDSERDEGFQDTYRQIHIDIPRMSPLISLFQQHTVQLIFERILYIWAIRHPASGYVQGMNDLVTPFFLVFLQEAVPASAWQDLENYNVASLLQEHQDIIEADSFWCLSKFLDGIQDNYIFAQLGIQHKVNQLKELIQRIDAPLHQHLHQHGVDYLQFSFRWMNNLLTREIPLHCTIRLWDTYLAESDRFASFQLYVCAAFLLRWRRHLLLQPDFQGLMLMLQNLPTQNWTDSEIGILVAEAYKLKFTFADAPNHLQAHDTR, encoded by the exons ATGGCAGCACCCGTTTCTTTACCGACTCGTCGCAGCTGTGGTGGTAAAAAATTATCCTCGTATAACGTCAAACAGTGTACTTGCTCCAACGACGAGAGAGAAGACCGTGgtttatttttcctcgaatcgtattattttgttcgtcattattttcataCGAATGTTCTTTg ctgTTCACAAAGGTATGAAGGGCAGTTTAGCTTGTTCGTGCGATTGTCGAAGAAAATTGGCAGTTGGCAGTTAACGTCCTTTTCAAAGATGGAAAATCAAAGTCATCAAAATCAGTCTCAGTATAATCATCAgtctttttggaaaaaaaacacacgagCCGTACCTGGCAG GCCGAGTCCGAAGCAAGATCCTCGACAATCGAGGGGAACAACAACGAACAATTTACCGATAAGTTTCACGAGCAACGTAGGAAATGCAGGAAGCGGAGGAGCAGCTTCGTTTCAGGATTTTCAAGAAAGCGTAGACGACGCGTGGGACTCGGGAGACGATGAATTTTGGACGGTATCGGATGTGAAAATATCGAAGCGTGTGAGTCACTCTGCTGCTCTGAGCGTGATAAACAGTCATCGAAGCAGCGGTAGCTGTGCTGAAACTCAAACAAATTCAAAGGATAGTCAATCACGTCAGACGATTATACCGGACGAAAAACGTGCCGAGGCCCTTCAGAGGTTAGCCGTCCAACCACTTCATCTTCGAAATGCTCAAATGAGCACAACCACCAATGCCTCGGCAAAtcataattcacaaaattctaaCGAGGATCTCGACCCGAAAAATGCCAATTCTCCGGGTCATAGAACGACTCATTTCCCCGGCAGACCGCAGCCTCTCAAACAGAGCAACGCTTCTTCTAAGTTTTTCGTACCATCCAAGGAACAAG atGGTGAAAGTAAAGTCGATAAATTTCAATCCTTGTTGGATTCTCCTCTCCTCAATTTGGATGAATTGAGGCAATTGTCCTGGTCCGGTGTACCTGCTAAATTACGATCTGTTACCTGGAGGTTACTTTCT GAATATCTTCCCGCCAATATCGAGCGTCGCCAACAAGTTCTCGAACGAAAACGATTAGATTATTGGAATCTTGTTAAGCAGTACTATGACAGCGAAAGGGACGAAGGGTTCCAAGACACATATCGACAAATTCACATTGATATTCCTCGAATGTCCCCGCTTATATCACTTTTTCAACAGCACACGGTACAACTCATTTTCGAGAGAATACTTTATATATGGGCTATTCGACATCCAGCATCCGGTTACGTCCAG GGCATGAACGATCTCGTCACGCCGTTCTTTTTGGTATTCCTGCAAGAAGCTGTACCAGCCTCAGCGTGGCAAGATCTCGAAAATTACAACGTCGCAAGCTTGCTCCAGGAACATCAAGATATTATAGAAGCTGACAGCTTTTGGTGCCTGTCCAAATTTCTCGATGGAATTCAGGACAATTACATCTTTGCTCAATTAGGCATTCAACATAAAGTGAACCAATTGAAGGAGCTCATACAGAGGATTGATG CCCCGTTGCACCAACATCTGCATCAGCATGGCGTCGATTATTTGCAGTTTTCTTTTCGTTGGATGAATAACTTATTAACAAGAGAAATACCTCTTCACTGTACGATTCGCCTTTGGGACACTTATTTAGCGGAATCCGATCGTTTCGCCTCATTTCAGCTCTACGTTTGCGCCGCGTTTCTTCTTCGATGGAGGCGTCATCTTCTTTTACAGCCAGATTTCCAG GGGCTGATGCTAATGCTACAAAACCTGCCGACCCAGAACTGGACCGACTCGGAGATTGGAATATTAGTTGCAGAGGCATACAAGCTAAAATTTACGTTCGCTGATGCACCGAATCATCTTCAGGCTCACGACACAAGGTGA
- the Tbce gene encoding tubulin-specific chaperone E has protein sequence MTFGTEENTASRSHYDPQEMVEDINYEIGARVECEGHRGTVRYIGTVGDTKGTWLGIDWDDPSRGKHNGTYQGTTFFEARNSTSGSFVRPGKAKLGVTISKAIKDRYGLIDDDLAGIDRASLTSLKKEMKAPFVEMVGFSKVNRKQSKFDQLTTVFLREQCISTAGEPGELGELCPNLRELDISKNLINSWNVVADICRELPKLQRLDVSDNVLPVEEDSTSITIDETFPNIRYLTMSRMNYNWTKVQRCTVLFPSLQELSISFNIVKRLEEPSGDFHLNGITSLTLEGNFLQSWDEVLKLGALPRLENLNLNSNGISIVRFPCEKTTGKTHMFAGLRQLHLSHNSIAEWRSISELEKLSNLEDLKFRDNPVLKEVSCETARQLIIAKIAKLKFLNGVEIDATERKGAEYDYLKLFGPQWLQSASENGSTETTERRKQFVENHPRYPVLVEKYGGPEVVAPKANITLVSDVIKVEFCCPNDPSQTKTITRKLLKDMDVQKVTGLAQRIFRTGGKIPKLSFVRRDISKDEIPLDKPLQLLSYYSIQNGDRILVRW, from the exons ATGACttttggaactgaagaaaaTACGGCGAGCCGCAGTCATTACGATCCTCAAGA GATGGTCGAGGATATAAATTATGAGATCGGTGCGAGGGTAGAATGCGAAGGTCATCGTGGCACTGTCAGGTATATAGGGACCGTTGGAGATACCAAAGGTACTTGGCTCGGTATCGATTGGGATGATCCTTCCAGAGGAAAACACAATGGTACTTACCAGGGTACAACATTTTTCGAAGCTCG AAACTCAACCTCTGGATCATTTGTTCGTCCTGGAAAAGCAAAATTAGGCGTAACCATTAGTAAAGCAATAAAAGATCGTTACGGCCTCATAGACGATGATTTAGCAGGAATAGACAGAGCTAGTTTAACGAGTTTAAAAAAAGAGATGAAAGCACCTTTCGTAGAAATGGTAGGATTTTCAAAAGTAAACAGGAAACAAAGTAAATTCGACCAGCTGACAACGGTCTTTCTTCGTGAACAATGTATTTCGACTGCTGGCGAACCTGGTGAACTTGGTGAACTTTGTCCTAATCTTCGAGAACTCGATATATCAAAAAACTTGATTAATTCGTGGAACGTTGTTGCGGACATATGCAGAGAACTTCCAAAACTTCAAAGATTGGACGTCAG tgaCAATGTTTTGCCCGTTGAGGAAGATAGTACGTCGATAACCATCGACGAGACGTTTCCAAATATCCGATATTTGACAATGTCAAGAATGAATTACAATTGGACAAAGGTTCAACGTTGTACGGTTTTGTTTCCAAGTTTGCAGGAATTGTCGATATCCTTCAACATCGTTAAAAGACTGGAGGAACCATCCGGTGATTTCCATTTGAATGGAATAACGAGTCTTACTCTTGAgggtaattttttacaaagttgGGACGAAGTTCTAAAGTTAGGAGCGTTACCAAG GCTCGAAAATTTAAATCTTAATTCAAACGGAATTTCAATTGTGAGGTTTCCGTGTGAAAAAACAACAGGGAAAACGCACATGTTCGCAGGTTTGCGACAGCTACATCTTTCGCATAATTCCATTGCAgag TGGCGTTCGATCAGCGAATTGGAGAAACTCAGTAATCTTGAAGATCTGAAATTCCGCGACAATCCGGTTTTGAAGGAAGTTAGTTGCGAAACCGCAAGACAATTGATTATAGCGAAGATTGCGAAATTGAAGTTCCTGAACGGTGTCGAAATTGATGCAACTGAGAGAAAAGGTGCCGAGTACGATTATCTCAAATTATTCGGGCCACAGTGGCTACAAAGTGCTAGTGAAAATGGCAGTACCGAAACTACCGAAAGAAGAAAACAATTCGTTGAGAATCATCCTAGATATCCAGTCCTCGTCGAAA aataCGGAGGTCCGGAAGTGGTTGCCCCCAAAGCCAATATAACTCTGGTATCCGACGTGATAAAAGTAGAATTTTGTTGTCCGAACGATCCATCGCAAACGAAAACGATAACTAGAAAGTTACTGAAAGACATGGACGTGCAAAAGGTGACTGGTCTGGCGCAGCGAATATTTAGAACTGGTGGAAAAATTCCCAAGTTATCATTCGTGCGAAGGGAC ATCTCGAAGGATGAAATTCCACTTGACAAGCCTCTCCAACTGTTGAGCTATTACTCTATACAAAACGGCGACCGAATACTCGTGCGTTGGTGA